In Carassius gibelio isolate Cgi1373 ecotype wild population from Czech Republic chromosome B20, carGib1.2-hapl.c, whole genome shotgun sequence, the following are encoded in one genomic region:
- the ttbk2b gene encoding tau-tubulin kinase 2b translates to MSGSGEQTDILAVGSMVRERWRVLKKIGGGGFGEIYEVLDQVSQVSVALKVESAQQPKQVLKMEVAVLKRLQGKDHVCRFVGCGRNDRFNYVVMELQGRNLADLRRNTSRGTFSFSTTLRLGRQILEAIESIHSVGFLHRDIKPSNFAMGRLVSTCRTCYMLDFGLARQFTNSSQEVRPPRQVAGFRGTVRYASVNAHKNKEMGRHDDLWSLFYMLVEFMEGQLPWRKIKDKEQVGNMKQTYNHRLMLKQLPEEFSVFLDHISNLDYYTKPDYQLLMSVFDNSMKSYNVVENDPYDWERTDSEDTLNVGTLATTAQQLTRLTPAYLGMANASMIPGDPQRENTEDVLQGERLSEADNCAPIPMQPAQGAEVWEDMELSRNRNLNHVQPLIRKVASEEERSKEGNQSPNSGSIQGSPRRVRSETLLIDRVAPLLRRMRHSQSMGLDKRLTPEPKPTIERFLEAYLGKQRPGLPQDRSVCRVEQGSLEDEECAASSGYVAVNLSPVPQEGDSQEWVLVELEGGSGSAGSKPDEEERSGISPHSCSPLALPRTWSDPLPQRASSLSGSAEFHTGVCHTGPPFARLPGLPGVIGLSGLRRLPTVQPVSVVLNRTHLEQSSNAVLQPVQSQQKTGDDSQPDNPSGPAEKEHNHVPDISPSKSPNKPDENIITVKASDKDVESDSGCPDGGPSSTPNQGETTGHSVDAAPASPRELSPRASRIPIRDPDSPTRRGFPAPLSPSLSLSCEHFPSALLRDKFTFPTASRGSDWQVEEPLSLSCSSGPVSSKSKIPRPMSPTLVPDQLSARFIPRPPPGKPPLRTGGENRRRRYRIRASSTGDTDLLDNLSQLMQERGGLAASTSRYQRTTASSLQRSLSSSPSRFEGGHSHSPSNCSASPPPRISDITVNHGSGFCPRVRAGSPEGKTTTKMSK, encoded by the exons ATGAGTGGGTCCGGGGAGCAGACTGATATCTTGGCTGTCGGGAGCATGGTCCGGGAGCGATGGAGAGTG TTGAAGAAGATTGGTGGGGGTGGTTTTGGTGAGATCTATGAAGTCCTGGACCAGGTGAGCCAAGTCAGTGTAGCTCTGAAAGTGGAGTCTGCCCAGCAACCCAAACAGGTCCTTAAGATGGAAGTTGCAGTTTTGAAAAGACTTCAGG GTAAAGACCATGTTTGTCGTTTTGTTGGCTGTGGACGCAATGACCGCTTCAATTATGTGGTTATGGAGCTTCAG GGAAGGAACTTGGCAGACCTTCGACGCAACACGAGCCGCGGCACCTTCAGCTTCTCCACCACACTCAGGCTCGGCCGACAAATCTTAGAAGCCATCGAAAGCATCCACTCTGTGGGCTTCCTGCACAGAGACATAAAACCA tcCAACTTCGCAATGGGTCGACTTGTCAGTACGTGCCGAACCTGTTATATGCTTGATTTTGGGTTGGCACGCCAGTTTACAAACTCAAGTCAAGAAGTCCGTCCA ccacGTCAAGTGGCAGGATTCAGAGGAACCGTCCGTTATGCTTCAGTCAATGCTCACAAGAATAAG GAAATGGGTCGACATGATGACCTGTGGTCCTTATTTTATATGCTTGTGGAGTTCATGGAGGGTCAGCTACCTTGGAGAAAAATCAAAGATAAA GAACAGGTCGGAAATATGAAGCAGACGTACAACCATCGCCTAATGCTCAAACAACTCCCAGAGGAGTTTAGTGTTTTTCTCGACCATATCTCTAACCTGGACTACTACACTAAACCAGATTATCAG CTCCTGATGTCAGTCTTTGACAACAGCATGAAGAGCTACAATGTGGTGGAAAATGATCCGTATGACTGGGAAAGAACAGATTCAGAGGACACACTTAATGTTGGAACTCTGGCAACCACAGCTCAGCAGTTGACCCGCCTCACACCGGCATATTTGGG CATGGCCAATGCCTCCATGATCCCGGGCGATCCACAGCGTGAGAACACAGAGGACGTCCTTCAGGGTGAGCGGCTCAGTGAGGCTGATAATTGCGCCCCCATCCCAATGCAGCCTGCACAGGGAGCAGAAGTCTGGGAGGATATGGAGCTCAGCCGCAACAGAAACCTCAACCACGTTCAGCCTCTAATCAGAAAG GTGGCTAGTGAGGAGGAGCGGAGCAAAGAGGGCAACCAGAGCCCCAACAGTGGCTCCATCCAGGGCTCTCCTAGACGTGTGCGCTCAGAGACCTTGCTCATCGACCGTGTTGCTCCTCTACTGAGAAGGATGCGCCATAGTCAGAGCATGGGGCTCGACAAAAGACTGACCCCTGAACCCAAACCCACCATTGAACGCTTCCTTGAGGCCTA TTTAGGAAAGCAACGTCCGGGTCTGCCCCAAGACAGGTCTGTCTGTCGGGTCGAACAGGGCTCGCTGGAGGATGAGGAGTGTGCGGCCAGCAGCGGTTATGTTGCGGTCAACCTCAGCCCCGTCCCACAAGAGGGTGACTCACAGGAATGGGTCCTAGTGGAGCTTGAGGGCGGTAGCGGTTCAGCAGGATCTAAACCGGATGAGGAGGAACGCTCAGGGATCTCACCACACTCTTGCAGCCCCCTCGCCCTCCCTCGCACCTGGTCTGACCCCTTGCCTCAGCGCGCTAGCAGTCTGAGTGGTTCAGCAGAATTCCACACAGGCGTCTGCCACACTGGTCCTCCATTTGCCAGACTACCAGGCTTGCCTGGAGTGATTGGCCTGTCTGGATTAAGAAGACTGCCCACAGTACAGCCTGTGTCAGTGGTCCTAAACAGGACTCATCTTGAGCAG TCATCCAATGCAGTGCTACAGCCAGTTCAGTCTCAGCAGAAGACAGGAGACGACTCTCAACCTGACAATCCATCAGGCCCTGCAGAAAAAGAGCACAACCACGTGCCAGATATTTCACCCTCTAAAAGCCCTAACAAGCCAGATGAAAACATTATCACTGTCAAGGCCTCTGACAAGGATGTGGAGAGTGACTCGGGCTGTCCTGACGGTGGGCCTTCTTCAACCCCCAACCAGGGTGAGACCACTGGACACAGTGTTGATGCAGCTCCGGCATCACCTCGTGAACTCTCACCCCGAGCCAGTCGCATCCCCATCCGGGACCCGGACTCTCCAACCCGTAGGGGTTTTCCAGCTCCGCTTTCTCCGTCTCTGTCACTGTCATGTGAGCACTTCCCCTCAGCCCTGCTGCGTGACAAGTTCACCTTCCCCACCGCTTCTCGAGGATCAGACTGGCAGGTGGAGGAGCCACTCTCTCTGTCTTGCTCCTCAGGACCTGTGTCGAGCAAGAGTAAAATACCGAGACCCATGAGCCCCACACTAGTGCCGGATCAGCTGTCTGCACGATTTATTCCACGGCCACCACCAGGCAAACCGCCCCTTCGCACAGGTGGCGAGAACAG ACGTAGACGCTACCGCATTCGTGCTAGCAGCACCGGTGACACGGACCTCTTGGACAACCTCTCTCAGCTCATGCAGGAGCGAGGAGGACTGGCCGCCAGCACCTCACGTTACCAACGCACCACCGCCTCCTCTCTGCAGCGCTCGTTAAGCTCCTCCCCTTCCCGTTTTGAGGGGGGTCACAGCCATTCACCAAGTAACTGCTCGGCCTCCCCGCCTCCTCGAATCAGCGACATAACAGTAAATCACGGGTCAGGGTTCTGCCCAAGAGTCCGGGCTGGAAGTCCTGAGGGCAAAACCACAACCAAAATGAGcaaataa
- the slc35f6 gene encoding solute carrier family 35 member F6, translated as MAWTKYQYFLAALMLITGSVNTLSAKWADLFSAPGCYGSPNHAFSHPFVQAVGMFLGELSCLVVFHILLCHDRRKPEPTMDPGQSFNPLLFLPPALCDMLGTSIMYVALNMTSASSFQMLRGAVIIFTGLLSVAFLGRRLQPSQWIGILVTILGLVVVGLADFVSGHGDDSHKLSEVITGDLLIIMAQIIVAVQMVLEEKFVYKHNVHPLKAVGTEGFFGFVILTLLLIPMFYIHVGSFADNPRQVLEDALDAFCQIGHKPLILLALLGNTVSIAFFNFAGISVTKEISATTRMVLDSLRTLVIWVMSLLLGWEVFHGLQILGFIILLVGTALYNGLHKPLMAKLPCFPGEQRAEEGEAPERERLLGAGTAANES; from the exons ATGGCTTGGACCAAATATCAGTACTTTCTCGCTGCTTTGATGCTCATCACAGGCTCTGTTAACACACTATCCGCAAA ATGGGCTGATTTGTTCTCTGCACCTGGATGTTATGGTTCCCCAAATCATGCCTTCTCCCACCCCTTTGTACAG GCTGTGGGAATGTTTTTGGGAGAGTTGTCCTGTCTGGTGGTGTTCCACATTCTCCTTTGTCATGATCGGCGCAAACCTGAGCCCACGATGGATCCGGGCCAAAGTTTTAACCCTCTTCTTTTCCTTCCCCCTGCCCTTTGTGACATGCTGGGCACATCCATCATGTATGTTG CACTGAACATGACCAGTGCCTCCAGTTTCCAGATGCTGCGAGGAGCTGTGATCATCTTCACTGGACTGTTGTCTGTAGCGTTCTTAGGACGGCGGCTGCAGCCCAGCCAGTGGATTGGGATCCTAGTCACCATCCTTGGTCTGGTGGTGGTTGGCCTGGCTGATTTTGTGAGCGGCCATGGGGATGACTCCCATAAGCTCAGTGAGGTTATCACAG GGGACCTTTTGATCATCATGGCACAGATTATTGTTGCAGTCCAGATGGTCCTGGAGGAGAAGTTTGTTTACAAGCACAATGTGCATCCACTGAAGGCTGTTGGGACTGAAG GTTTTTTTGGATTTGTCATCCTCACTTTGCTCCTCATCCCAATGTTCTACATCCATGTGGGAAGTTTTGCAGACAACCCACGGCAGGTCCTTGAAGACGCATTAGACGCCTTCTGTCAGATTGGCCATAAGCCCCTTATTTTACTGGCACTGCTGGGCAACACCGTGAGCATCGCCTTCTTTAACTTCGCCGGCATCAGCGTCACCAAGGAAATAAGTGCCACTACTCGCATGGTGCTGGACAGTCTGCGTACTCTGGTCATCTGGGTCATGAGTTTACTGCTGGGCTGGGAGGTATTCCACGGCCTACAGATTTTAGGCTTCATCATCCTACTCGTGGGTACAGCACTGTATAATGGACTCCACAAGCCCTTGATGGCCAAACTGCCCTGCTTCCCTGGAGAGCAGAGAGCAGAGGAGGGAGAagccccagagagagagagactgcttgGTGCAGGGACAGCTGCAAATGAGAGCTAA